Proteins from one Synergistaceae bacterium genomic window:
- a CDS encoding recombination protein RecR produces MEILDTLAKELKKLPGIGTKSARRIAFFLIQQDEEYLQHFGSLFSNLRKNLYTCSQCGNISEQDPCNICEDPIRDKNILCVVENVESLSAFEHAGIYNGLYHVLNTEKLSANIAPDPESDFASEIESYSDSISVDDNDKGLTEKDLDFFVSHVKALKPEEIIIATNPKIEGDMNYYTLLDSLRSIKGHNKIKITRLASGLPVGGLIEFADKLTLHTALRSRMKVEL; encoded by the coding sequence ATGGAAATACTTGACACTCTAGCAAAAGAATTAAAGAAATTGCCCGGTATAGGAACTAAAAGCGCGCGGAGAATAGCATTTTTTTTGATTCAGCAGGACGAGGAATATTTACAGCATTTCGGCTCGTTATTCTCAAATTTGCGCAAAAATCTTTATACGTGCTCACAATGCGGGAATATTTCCGAACAAGACCCGTGTAATATCTGCGAAGATCCTATCAGGGACAAAAATATTTTATGCGTCGTCGAAAATGTAGAGTCTTTGTCAGCCTTTGAACACGCAGGAATCTATAACGGGCTGTATCATGTCTTGAACACTGAAAAATTATCGGCAAATATAGCCCCTGATCCTGAGTCTGATTTTGCCTCAGAGATTGAGTCTTATTCTGATTCAATTTCAGTTGATGACAATGACAAGGGATTGACGGAAAAGGACTTAGATTTTTTTGTGTCTCATGTTAAAGCACTTAAGCCCGAAGAAATTATTATAGCTACTAATCCTAAAATTGAAGGCGATATGAATTATTACACGCTTTTAGACTCGTTAAGATCCATAAAGGGACATAATAAAATCAAGATTACACGTTTAGCGTCAGGACTTCCAGTCGGCGGCTTAATAGAATTTGCTGATAAGCTCACACTGCACACTGCTTTACGTTCAAGAATGAAGGTAGAATTATGA
- a CDS encoding YbaB/EbfC family nucleoid-associated protein, translating to MKINNIMKQARQMQTQMMQIQENLAKETVEASVGGGMVAATFTGQGDIVAIKIDPEVINPEDKDMLEDLIISAVNEGLKKSRELMNERMGSITGALGAMMPGF from the coding sequence ATGAAGATTAATAATATAATGAAACAAGCCCGCCAAATGCAGACTCAAATGATGCAGATTCAGGAGAATTTAGCAAAGGAAACAGTTGAAGCCAGTGTCGGCGGTGGAATGGTAGCAGCGACTTTTACAGGACAGGGCGATATTGTTGCGATAAAAATAGATCCCGAAGTCATTAACCCTGAAGATAAAGACATGTTAGAAGATTTAATTATTTCAGCTGTGAACGAGGGACTCAAGAAAAGCCGCGAATTAATGAACGAAAGAATGGGCAGTATTACAGGCGCACTCGGTGCAATGATGCCGGGATTCTAG